A segment of the Deltaproteobacteria bacterium genome:
CCGCTCCCCGGAGTAGCCCAGGTAACCCAGCCGGATCTCGTTCTCCCGCACCGCGGTGGTCATGTGGCCCAGGGTGGAGCGCAGGTAGAGGTGCACCAGCACCGCCACGCCCCAGGTCAGGATAGCCGCGAAAACGAACAGCGCGGTCTTGTTCTCGGCGCCCAGGGGCGCGTACCAGAGGTAGGTCGTCGCCTCCAGGCTGATGCCGTCGGTGGACCCCAGCTCCTCCAGCTTGGCCAGGACGCCGTAGAGGATCATGGAGAACGCCATGTTGAGCAACGCGAAGAAGATGCCCCGGTACTGCCGCAGCAGGAACCCCAGGCCGTATGCCAGCAGGCCCGCGGTCACCACCCCGCAGGCGATGGTCAGGAAGGCGTCGGTGATGCCCAGGTACCGGCTCATGAGCCCCACGGTGTAGGCGCCGAAGCCGAAGTAGAGCGCGTGGCCGAAGGAGATCAGCCCGCAGCGCCAGAGCACCAGCAGACCCAACGCCACCGACCCCCGGGCCAGTGAGAGCGTCAGGATGTTGCGGAACCAGTCGGCCACCACGAAGTTGAGGAGCAACAGCGCGGCGAGGCCGAGGGTCAGGCCCCAGAGGGTCTTGTCCTGGCGCCAGCTCATATGGTCCTCGGCTTGGCGGGCGCGAACAGGCCCTGCGGCCGGACGATGAGCACCGCGGCCATGATCAGGTAGATGACGAACAACTCCAGGGCCGGTTCCTGGTGCACCGCGAACGCCCGGGCCACGCCCACGATAACCGAGCCGATGAGGGCGCCGGGAATGCTGCCCATGCCGCCGATGACCACCACGGCGAAGGCCAGGACGATCACCTCCACGCCGATGCCGGGCTGCACCGAGATCGCCGGCGCCTGGTAGGCGCCGCCCAGGGCCCCCAGGAACGAGCCCAGCATGAAGGTCAGCAGAAAGATCCGGTTGACGTTGATCCCCATGGCCTGGGCCAGCTCCCGGTCATAGATCACCGCCAGCAGAAGCTTGCCGAACTGGGTCCGGTTGAGCCCGTACCAGAGCACCGAGGCCACCACGGCCGACAGCAGCACCATGGACAGGCTGTAGTTGTCGAAGGGAAGCCCGGCGATCTCCGTCGAGCCCAGCAGCCCGAGGGGCTCCGGTGCAAGATAGGGGTCGGTGCCCCAGATCAGCAACAGGACGTCCTCGAGCACCAGGAAAGCCGCGAAGGTCGCCAGCACGATGATGTGCTCGTCCTCGTGATAGAGATGGCGCAGCAGGCCGCGCTCGATGATGAGGCCGAAGACCACGCCGAGGAAGAGCGCCGCCAACAGCATGACCACGAAGGCGCCGTACTCGGGCCAGTCCACCCGGAAATAGAGGATCAGCAGCGTTGCCGCGAGATAGGCGCCGAACGCGTAGAGCGCCCCGTGGGTAACGTTGAGGAGCTTCTGGACGCCGCAGATGACCGTCAGGCCCACCGCCACCATGAACAGATAGGAACCGTAGACGAGTCCGTCGACGAGGATGATGAGTAGCAGCTCGGGATCCAACGGTTCCCCCGTGCGCGGGAATGAAAGAAAATGGCGTCCTTCGACAAGCTCAGGACAGGCGAAGTCGAAGGACGCCGTCTA
Coding sequences within it:
- a CDS encoding branched-chain amino acid ABC transporter permease, with amino-acid sequence MSWRQDKTLWGLTLGLAALLLLNFVVADWFRNILTLSLARGSVALGLLVLWRCGLISFGHALYFGFGAYTVGLMSRYLGITDAFLTIACGVVTAGLLAYGLGFLLRQYRGIFFALLNMAFSMILYGVLAKLEELGSTDGISLEATTYLWYAPLGAENKTALFVFAAILTWGVAVLVHLYLRSTLGHMTTAVRENEIRLGYLGYSGERAVHAKYVISGLLGGFGGAIAVLTIGHVDPDSMVYWPVSGDFVFIAILSGTGNVVAPFIGA
- a CDS encoding branched-chain amino acid ABC transporter permease, yielding MDPELLLIILVDGLVYGSYLFMVAVGLTVICGVQKLLNVTHGALYAFGAYLAATLLILYFRVDWPEYGAFVVMLLAALFLGVVFGLIIERGLLRHLYHEDEHIIVLATFAAFLVLEDVLLLIWGTDPYLAPEPLGLLGSTEIAGLPFDNYSLSMVLLSAVVASVLWYGLNRTQFGKLLLAVIYDRELAQAMGINVNRIFLLTFMLGSFLGALGGAYQAPAISVQPGIGVEVIVLAFAVVVIGGMGSIPGALIGSVIVGVARAFAVHQEPALELFVIYLIMAAVLIVRPQGLFAPAKPRTI